The following coding sequences are from one Halorubrum sp. BOL3-1 window:
- a CDS encoding DUF460 domain-containing protein, which yields MTTRTIRARNRPVFGVDVHSGDVRGDSPSYALVILDPVDEDDPDAPDADVPMARVTRDVVSFRKLCRLIDDREPLYVATDNAYELAADKGELVGFLRSLPDGTRLVQVTGAERPEPLSRVASRHGIPYGKKPMEEAEASARLAAGNVGHEVTAFTDETTVKVSRGRSTGKGGWSQDRYTRRIHGNVKKRTRQVQSKLKDSNLSFEREVTEKYGGYANATFTVEARPEDIPVSNSRAGDVRVEVERERRDGIEYEPLVRRRDRVIVGIDPGTTTAAAVVGLDGTVHALYSSRTADTADVTEWIVEQGRPIIVAADVEPMPETVEKFRRSFDAAEWRPTTDLPVDEKLHRTREASYANDHERDALAAALYAYDDHEDQFERIGAKTPPRLDREAVIAGVVAGGSSVESVVEDLSEDDGGDESDDGDAETDPTEPERTEEEETIRRLRERVDRLESHAESLEDDLDERDDRIAELESELEEARREERIEARTRRAVSRLERETDRLERERDEAREEVADLERKVETLKELWRLDHSNFGDVAAGRGLVSVKVVEQFTLDALDAADEAYGLVAGDIVYIRDASGAGRRTAERLAEAEPRAVVRGEGNFSDVADEVLFERGIPVVPAADVPVREVDELAVASEEDLAAAVDDWEDRAEARRRDEKAERIDRIISEHRAGRTLPETEE from the coding sequence GTGACAACCCGGACCATCCGCGCCCGCAACCGGCCGGTGTTCGGCGTCGACGTCCACAGCGGCGACGTCCGCGGCGACAGCCCCTCCTACGCGCTCGTAATCTTAGATCCGGTAGACGAGGACGACCCGGACGCCCCGGACGCCGACGTCCCAATGGCCCGGGTCACCCGCGACGTTGTCTCCTTCCGGAAGCTCTGCCGGCTGATCGACGACCGGGAACCGCTCTACGTCGCCACCGACAACGCCTACGAGCTGGCGGCGGACAAAGGAGAGCTCGTCGGGTTCCTCCGGTCGCTACCCGACGGGACGCGGCTCGTTCAGGTGACCGGCGCGGAGCGCCCGGAACCGCTCTCGCGGGTCGCCTCCCGCCACGGGATTCCCTACGGGAAGAAGCCAATGGAGGAGGCGGAGGCGTCGGCCCGGCTCGCGGCCGGCAACGTCGGCCACGAGGTGACCGCGTTCACCGACGAGACGACCGTGAAGGTGTCTCGCGGGCGCTCAACCGGAAAGGGCGGGTGGAGCCAGGACCGCTACACGCGGCGCATCCACGGCAACGTGAAAAAGCGGACGCGGCAGGTCCAGTCGAAGCTGAAGGACTCGAACCTCTCCTTCGAGCGCGAGGTGACCGAGAAGTACGGCGGCTACGCGAACGCGACGTTCACGGTCGAGGCGCGCCCGGAGGACATCCCGGTGTCGAACTCGCGGGCCGGCGACGTGCGCGTCGAGGTCGAGCGCGAGCGTCGCGACGGCATCGAGTACGAGCCGCTGGTACGGCGACGCGACCGCGTCATCGTCGGGATCGACCCCGGCACCACCACCGCGGCCGCGGTCGTCGGGCTCGACGGCACCGTCCACGCGCTGTACTCCTCGCGGACCGCCGACACCGCCGACGTGACCGAGTGGATCGTCGAACAGGGGCGGCCGATCATCGTCGCCGCCGACGTGGAGCCGATGCCGGAGACCGTCGAGAAGTTCCGGCGCTCGTTCGACGCGGCGGAGTGGCGCCCCACGACCGACCTCCCCGTCGACGAGAAGCTCCACCGCACCCGCGAGGCGAGCTACGCGAACGACCACGAGCGCGACGCGCTGGCCGCGGCGCTGTACGCCTACGACGACCACGAAGACCAGTTCGAGCGCATCGGCGCGAAGACGCCGCCCCGGCTCGACCGCGAGGCGGTGATCGCCGGCGTCGTCGCGGGCGGGTCGTCGGTCGAGTCCGTCGTCGAGGACCTGAGCGAGGACGACGGCGGTGACGAGAGCGACGACGGCGACGCCGAGACCGATCCCACGGAGCCGGAGCGCACCGAGGAGGAGGAGACGATCCGGCGGCTCCGCGAGCGCGTCGACCGGCTGGAGTCGCACGCCGAGTCGCTCGAAGACGACCTCGACGAGCGCGACGACCGGATCGCGGAGCTGGAGTCGGAGCTGGAGGAGGCGAGACGCGAAGAGCGGATCGAGGCCCGGACGCGGCGCGCCGTCTCCCGGTTGGAGCGCGAGACGGACCGACTGGAGCGCGAGCGCGACGAGGCCCGCGAGGAGGTGGCCGACCTCGAACGCAAGGTGGAGACGTTGAAGGAGCTGTGGCGCCTCGACCACTCGAACTTCGGTGACGTGGCGGCGGGGCGAGGGTTAGTGAGCGTGAAGGTCGTCGAGCAGTTCACCCTCGACGCGCTCGACGCCGCCGACGAGGCGTACGGACTCGTCGCCGGCGACATTGTCTACATCCGGGACGCGTCCGGGGCCGGGCGCCGGACCGCGGAGCGGCTCGCGGAGGCGGAGCCGCGAGCCGTGGTCCGCGGCGAGGGGAACTTCTCGGACGTGGCCGACGAGGTGCTGTTCGAGCGCGGGATTCCGGTCGTCCCGGCCGCCGACGTGCCGGTCCGCGAGGTCGACGAGCTGGCGGTCGCGAGCGAGGAGGACCTCGCCGCAGCGGTCGACGACTGGGAGGACCGCGCCGAGGCGCGGCGCCGAGACGAGAAGGCCGAGCGGATCGACCGGATCATCTCCGAACACCGCGCGGGGCGGACGCTGCCCGAGACGGAGGAGTGA
- the guaA gene encoding glutamine-hydrolyzing GMP synthase, whose translation MVETEEFIEDAKAEIREAIGDANAVIALSGGVDSSVAATLAYEAVGDQLTPVYVDTGLMRKGETEEIRDTFSFMESLRVTEAQDRFFDRLSGVTDPEEKRHVIGEGFIDEFEAVASDVGADYLVQGTIYPDRIESEGNIKSHHNVGGLPDVVDFEGIVEPVRDLYKDEVREVARALGLEAVISERMPFPGPGLAIRVVGEVTPEKADVAREACHVVEEELEEYDPWQAFAAVLGKATGVKGDNRVHGWVVAVRSVESRDGMTARAQELDWSTLQRIQSRITGENDDVARVVYDVTHKPPATIEYE comes from the coding sequence ATGGTCGAGACGGAGGAGTTCATCGAGGACGCGAAAGCGGAGATCCGGGAGGCGATCGGCGACGCGAACGCCGTGATCGCCTTATCGGGCGGGGTCGACTCGTCGGTCGCGGCGACGCTCGCGTACGAGGCGGTCGGTGACCAGCTCACCCCCGTCTACGTCGACACGGGACTGATGCGGAAGGGCGAGACCGAGGAGATCCGAGACACCTTCTCGTTCATGGAGTCGCTGCGGGTGACCGAGGCACAGGACCGCTTCTTCGATCGACTGTCCGGCGTCACCGACCCCGAAGAGAAGCGCCACGTCATCGGCGAGGGGTTCATCGACGAGTTCGAGGCGGTCGCGAGCGACGTCGGCGCCGACTACCTCGTCCAGGGGACGATCTACCCCGACCGGATCGAGTCCGAAGGGAATATCAAATCGCACCACAACGTCGGCGGCCTCCCCGACGTCGTCGACTTCGAGGGAATTGTCGAGCCGGTACGGGACCTCTATAAGGACGAGGTCCGCGAAGTCGCGCGCGCGCTCGGCCTCGAAGCGGTCATCTCCGAGCGGATGCCGTTCCCCGGGCCGGGGCTCGCCATCCGAGTCGTCGGTGAGGTCACCCCAGAGAAGGCCGACGTCGCCCGCGAGGCGTGTCACGTCGTCGAGGAGGAGCTGGAGGAGTACGACCCGTGGCAGGCGTTCGCGGCCGTCCTCGGGAAGGCGACCGGCGTCAAGGGCGACAACCGCGTCCACGGCTGGGTCGTCGCCGTGCGCTCCGTCGAGAGCCGCGACGGGATGACGGCCCGCGCACAGGAGCTTGACTGGAGCACACTCCAGCGGATCCAGAGCCGGATCACGGGCGAGAACGATGACGTGGCGCGGGTCGTCTACGACGTCACCCACAAGCCACCCGCGACGATCGAATACGAGTGA
- a CDS encoding cupin domain-containing protein, with protein MVKGDDGGAADPVVKRDDDVAYEPVEAAAGLSKGVLLDESDGAPNFAMRRFELAPGAEVPRHTNAVEHEQYVLAGEYVVGIGDEERSVSPGDALLIPAGVEHWYRNGGDETGAFVCVVPNGDDTIELVE; from the coding sequence ATGGTAAAAGGCGACGACGGCGGAGCGGCGGACCCGGTCGTAAAACGGGACGACGACGTCGCGTACGAACCCGTCGAGGCCGCCGCCGGGCTCTCGAAGGGCGTCCTCCTCGACGAGTCTGACGGCGCTCCGAACTTCGCGATGCGGCGGTTCGAACTCGCGCCGGGCGCCGAGGTCCCCCGCCACACCAACGCGGTCGAACACGAGCAGTACGTACTCGCCGGCGAGTACGTCGTCGGTATCGGGGACGAAGAGCGGTCGGTCTCTCCCGGCGACGCCCTGTTGATCCCGGCCGGCGTCGAACACTGGTACCGAAACGGCGGCGACGAGACCGGCGCGTTCGTCTGCGTCGTCCCGAACGGCGACGACACCATCGAACTCGTCGAGTAG
- a CDS encoding DUF309 domain-containing protein has translation MDEHTRDPGVAPPLGDPTGWHAGDSGPTEDDGEARPGDTPDARVVGGYWEHATLRRATEHGVRLFNDGAYHESHDCFEDEWYNYGRGTAESAFLHGMVQVAAGAYKRVDFESDAGMRSLFETALQYLNGVPSDFYGVDVDDVRDTLRGALDDPAAIDGWQIRLDDARPPAYPVDYEYADRVDERG, from the coding sequence ATGGACGAGCACACCCGCGACCCGGGCGTCGCTCCGCCGCTCGGGGATCCGACCGGGTGGCACGCGGGCGACAGCGGCCCCACGGAGGACGACGGGGAAGCGCGGCCGGGCGACACGCCCGACGCGCGGGTGGTCGGCGGCTACTGGGAGCACGCCACGCTCCGGCGCGCGACCGAACACGGGGTCCGGCTGTTCAACGACGGCGCCTACCACGAGTCGCACGACTGCTTCGAGGACGAGTGGTACAACTACGGACGCGGCACCGCCGAGAGCGCGTTTCTTCACGGGATGGTCCAGGTCGCCGCCGGCGCCTACAAGCGCGTCGACTTCGAGAGCGATGCGGGGATGCGCTCGCTGTTCGAGACCGCGCTCCAGTACCTCAACGGCGTCCCGAGCGACTTCTACGGCGTCGACGTCGACGACGTCCGGGACACGCTCCGGGGCGCCCTCGACGACCCCGCCGCGATCGACGGGTGGCAGATCCGCCTCGACGACGCCCGGCCGCCGGCGTACCCCGTGGACTACGAGTACGCGGACCGAGTCGACGAGCGGGGCTGA
- a CDS encoding CBS domain-containing protein: MRGIKVGSAFGIPLRLNWTFLLVLPLFAYLIGQQVGEIVDVMNETAGLGIDAAVLAAGPAPWLLGLAAAVGLFVGVLLHEFGHSLVAMRYGYEIESITLWLLGGLASFSEFPEDWKHEFWIAIAGPLVSVAVGVACYGVVFALPAGTEASVGVNAALFVFGYLALLNVVLAVFNMLPAFPMDGGRVLRALLARNQPHAQATQRAASVGKVFAFLMGIIGLLTFQLLLIVLAFFVYVAASGEAQQTTLKAAFEDVAVADVMTARENLHTVTDDASVADLMSRMFEERHTGYPVLDGGELVGMVTLEDARSVPEVERDAYRVDDVMATDLVAAAPDADALTALQSMQEHGVGRLPVVDADGELVGLISRSDLMTAFNIIQTGGTPQVIGGRQRVDDEPGIL, encoded by the coding sequence ATGCGAGGCATCAAGGTCGGGAGCGCCTTCGGCATCCCGCTCCGGCTCAACTGGACGTTCCTACTCGTCTTACCACTGTTCGCGTATCTCATCGGCCAACAGGTCGGAGAGATCGTCGACGTGATGAACGAGACCGCGGGACTCGGGATCGACGCGGCCGTGCTCGCGGCGGGACCCGCCCCGTGGCTGCTCGGCTTGGCGGCCGCGGTGGGGCTGTTCGTCGGGGTGTTGCTCCACGAGTTCGGGCACTCGCTCGTCGCGATGCGCTACGGCTACGAGATCGAGTCGATCACGCTGTGGCTGCTCGGCGGGCTGGCCAGCTTCTCGGAGTTCCCCGAGGACTGGAAACACGAGTTCTGGATCGCAATCGCTGGCCCGCTGGTCAGCGTCGCGGTCGGGGTCGCCTGCTACGGGGTCGTCTTCGCCCTGCCCGCCGGGACGGAGGCCTCCGTCGGGGTGAACGCCGCGCTCTTCGTCTTCGGCTACCTCGCGCTTTTGAACGTCGTCCTCGCCGTCTTCAATATGCTCCCGGCGTTCCCGATGGACGGCGGGCGCGTCCTCCGGGCGCTCCTCGCGCGGAACCAGCCGCACGCGCAGGCGACCCAACGGGCCGCCTCCGTGGGAAAGGTGTTCGCGTTCCTGATGGGGATCATCGGGCTGCTCACCTTCCAGCTGCTGCTCATCGTCCTCGCCTTCTTTGTCTACGTCGCCGCCTCGGGCGAGGCCCAACAGACGACGCTGAAGGCCGCCTTCGAGGACGTCGCCGTCGCAGACGTGATGACCGCTCGCGAGAACCTCCACACGGTGACCGATGACGCCTCCGTGGCCGACCTGATGAGCCGGATGTTCGAGGAGCGTCACACCGGCTACCCCGTCCTCGACGGCGGCGAACTCGTCGGGATGGTCACCTTAGAGGACGCCCGGTCGGTCCCTGAAGTCGAGCGCGACGCCTACCGCGTCGACGACGTGATGGCGACCGACCTCGTCGCGGCCGCCCCCGACGCCGACGCGCTGACCGCGCTTCAGTCCATGCAGGAACACGGGGTCGGTCGGCTCCCCGTTGTCGACGCCGACGGCGAACTCGTCGGCCTCATCTCGCGGTCCGACCTGATGACCGCGTTCAACATCATCCAGACCGGCGGCACGCCGCAGGTCATCGGCGGCCGACAGCGGGTCGACGACGAGCCGGGGATCCTCTGA
- a CDS encoding topoisomerase DNA-binding C4 zinc finger domain-containing protein: MPQRLRVLAGDCEVTDRGDRTRTHRGSVVILIKPDDTTLVHDADGYQPVAWLTRPESVVVEGDGDGFTVTARDGSRELRAVAREATASRALPVTEAGVPVGTCPEDGGSLVRSRGDVVCLDCETRWGLPAGASVTDATCDDCGLPKIRVERGEPFHLCLDPACDPMEDAVSDRFDGEWGCPDCDGDLAVRSAPGRVYLGCEDYPDCETTFSFPAGVVVDECDCGLPVFETAAGRGCLDGSCEVGGHAARKSADPE; the protein is encoded by the coding sequence ATGCCGCAACGACTCCGCGTGTTAGCCGGCGACTGCGAAGTGACCGACCGCGGCGACCGGACCCGCACCCATCGGGGGAGCGTCGTAATCCTGATCAAACCCGACGACACCACGCTCGTCCACGACGCCGACGGCTACCAGCCGGTGGCGTGGCTCACCCGTCCCGAGAGCGTCGTCGTCGAGGGCGACGGCGACGGGTTCACCGTCACCGCCCGTGACGGCTCCCGCGAACTGCGGGCCGTCGCGCGGGAGGCGACCGCGAGCCGCGCGCTCCCCGTCACGGAGGCGGGCGTGCCGGTCGGGACCTGTCCCGAGGACGGCGGGTCGCTCGTGCGCTCGCGCGGCGACGTGGTCTGTCTCGACTGCGAGACGCGGTGGGGGCTGCCCGCGGGCGCGAGCGTCACGGACGCGACCTGCGACGACTGCGGGCTGCCGAAGATCCGCGTCGAGCGCGGCGAGCCGTTCCACCTCTGTCTCGACCCCGCGTGCGACCCGATGGAAGACGCCGTCAGCGACCGGTTCGACGGCGAGTGGGGCTGTCCCGACTGCGACGGCGACCTCGCCGTCCGTTCCGCACCCGGTCGCGTCTACCTCGGCTGCGAGGATTATCCCGACTGCGAGACCACCTTCTCGTTCCCGGCCGGGGTCGTCGTCGACGAGTGCGACTGCGGGCTTCCCGTCTTCGAGACGGCCGCCGGCCGGGGCTGTCTGGACGGGAGCTGTGAGGTCGGCGGCCACGCGGCGAGGAAGAGTGCGGACCCGGAGTGA
- a CDS encoding CTP synthase, whose translation MPTDPDTGYDPSLGRKFVFVTGGVMSGLGKGITAASTGRLLANAGFDVTAVKVDPYLNVDAGTMNPYEHGEVYVLKDGGEVDLDLGNYERFLGTDMTFDHNVTTGKTYQHVIERERAGDYLGKTVQIIPHVTDDIKRRIREAAEGSDVCLVEIGGTVGDIESMPFLEALRQFAHEEDDEDILFTHVTLVPYSKNGEQKTKPTQHSVKELRSIGLQPDVLVGRCEDRLDPETKEKIALFCDVSTEAVFSNPDVEDIYHVPLMVEDEGLDEYVMERLGLTDEALPEAERSTEWRELVTRDREEEIDVALVGKYALEDAYMSIHEALKHAGIHTETEVNVLWVDADETTDRHEERLASADAVVVPGGFGSRGTDGKIEAVRYARENDVPFLGLCLGFQMAVVEHARNVLGLEGAHSAEIDPDTSHPVIDLLPSQYETEDMGGTMRLGAHETDIEPGTLAAAVYDADSCTERHRHRYEVNPEYIEALEADGLAFSGRADNRMEILERPNHPFFLGTQAHPEFRSRPDRASPPFVSLVEAALESTDTTERNADVRL comes from the coding sequence ATGCCAACAGATCCCGACACCGGGTACGACCCCTCGCTGGGTCGGAAGTTCGTGTTCGTCACGGGCGGGGTGATGTCCGGACTGGGCAAGGGCATCACCGCCGCCAGCACCGGGCGCCTCCTCGCGAACGCGGGCTTCGACGTCACCGCCGTCAAGGTGGACCCCTATCTCAACGTCGACGCCGGGACCATGAACCCGTACGAACACGGCGAGGTGTACGTCCTCAAGGACGGCGGCGAGGTCGACCTCGACTTAGGCAACTACGAGCGGTTCCTCGGCACCGACATGACGTTCGACCACAACGTCACCACGGGGAAGACCTACCAGCACGTCATCGAGCGCGAGCGCGCCGGCGACTACCTCGGCAAGACCGTCCAGATCATCCCCCACGTCACCGACGACATCAAGCGGCGCATCCGGGAGGCCGCCGAGGGCAGCGACGTCTGTCTCGTCGAGATCGGCGGGACGGTGGGCGACATCGAGTCGATGCCCTTCCTCGAGGCGCTCCGGCAGTTCGCTCACGAGGAGGACGACGAGGACATCCTCTTTACCCACGTCACGCTCGTCCCCTACTCGAAGAACGGCGAGCAGAAGACCAAGCCCACACAACACTCCGTGAAGGAACTGCGTTCGATCGGTCTGCAGCCGGACGTCCTCGTCGGGCGCTGCGAGGACCGGCTCGACCCGGAGACGAAAGAGAAGATCGCCCTGTTCTGTGACGTGTCCACGGAGGCCGTCTTCTCGAACCCCGACGTCGAGGACATCTACCACGTCCCGCTGATGGTCGAAGACGAGGGGCTAGACGAGTACGTGATGGAGCGGCTCGGACTCACAGACGAGGCGCTCCCTGAGGCGGAGCGGTCGACGGAGTGGCGAGAGTTGGTCACCCGCGACCGTGAGGAGGAGATCGACGTGGCCCTGGTCGGTAAGTACGCCCTCGAAGACGCCTACATGTCGATCCACGAGGCGCTGAAACACGCGGGCATCCACACCGAGACCGAGGTGAACGTGCTGTGGGTCGACGCCGACGAGACCACGGACCGTCACGAGGAGCGACTCGCCTCGGCCGACGCCGTCGTCGTCCCCGGCGGCTTCGGCTCCCGCGGGACGGACGGGAAGATCGAGGCGGTCCGGTACGCCCGCGAGAACGACGTGCCCTTCCTCGGGCTCTGTTTAGGCTTCCAGATGGCCGTCGTCGAACACGCGCGCAACGTCCTCGGCCTGGAGGGCGCCCACTCCGCGGAGATCGACCCCGACACGTCCCACCCGGTCATCGACCTGCTCCCCAGCCAGTACGAGACGGAGGACATGGGCGGGACGATGCGGCTCGGCGCCCACGAGACCGACATCGAGCCGGGGACGCTCGCGGCGGCGGTGTACGACGCCGACTCGTGCACGGAGCGGCACCGCCACCGCTACGAGGTGAACCCCGAGTACATCGAGGCGCTGGAGGCGGACGGACTCGCGTTTTCCGGCCGCGCCGACAACCGGATGGAGATCTTAGAGCGCCCCAACCACCCGTTCTTCCTCGGGACGCAGGCGCACCCCGAGTTCCGGTCGCGGCCCGACCGCGCGAGTCCGCCGTTCGTCTCGCTCGTCGAGGCGGCGCTGGAATCGACGGACACAACCGAGCGGAACGCGGACGTGAGGCTATAG
- a CDS encoding PQQ-binding-like beta-propeller repeat protein has translation MRERTRRDWLRAAGAVGVAGLAGCSSLGNSTPDDAESGIGDADLPLDLDARPQSSDGLESQFRQGLRNHAHVDATIPETVEVQWSVPTNRGEHSASKGSPTIAPSGDVLVADDTGRVRSIAVDGTTNWATTVSDNDRGSHGTPAIAGGLAYVGTYDGVVSAVSVASGEVEWQTEVGDAAAASPTYHEGTLYLAVEHTPPSGSAVALDAESGEEVWRDDRPTDHPHSTVAVDLERDRFLFGSNDGHVYAWSLSDRERAWTYDAGGDIKAPIAVSRGIAVVPSWAGTVTAVDVTDGTGLWEFETDDSVSPSDEPDPTRTGGVMCAPAVHDGTVYVGSHDRNAYAIDLATGEELWSTPTDGWITGNVTVTNGHVLVGSYDRHLYALDREDGSVTWTVEGNGEVTSAPYVTDDGVYYTERAPEDSDDPGMCYRLAAPE, from the coding sequence ATGAGAGAACGGACGCGCCGCGACTGGCTCCGCGCCGCCGGCGCCGTCGGAGTCGCCGGATTGGCCGGGTGTAGCTCGCTCGGCAACTCGACGCCCGACGACGCCGAATCGGGGATCGGAGACGCCGACCTCCCGCTGGACCTCGACGCCCGCCCGCAGTCGAGCGACGGACTCGAATCGCAGTTCCGGCAGGGGCTCCGGAACCACGCCCACGTCGACGCGACGATCCCCGAGACCGTCGAGGTGCAGTGGTCCGTCCCGACGAACCGCGGCGAGCACTCCGCCTCGAAGGGGAGTCCGACGATCGCGCCGTCGGGCGACGTCCTCGTCGCCGACGACACGGGCCGCGTTCGGTCGATCGCGGTCGACGGGACGACCAACTGGGCGACGACCGTCTCCGACAACGACCGCGGGAGCCACGGCACCCCCGCGATCGCCGGCGGGCTGGCGTACGTCGGGACCTACGACGGCGTCGTCTCCGCGGTCTCCGTCGCGAGCGGCGAGGTCGAGTGGCAGACGGAGGTGGGCGACGCGGCCGCCGCCAGCCCGACGTACCACGAGGGGACGCTGTACCTCGCCGTCGAGCACACGCCGCCGAGCGGGAGCGCCGTCGCGCTCGACGCCGAGAGCGGCGAGGAGGTGTGGCGCGACGACCGGCCGACGGACCACCCGCACTCGACGGTCGCGGTCGACCTCGAACGCGACCGGTTCCTGTTCGGGTCCAACGATGGACACGTCTACGCGTGGTCGCTCTCCGACCGCGAGCGCGCGTGGACGTACGACGCCGGCGGCGATATCAAGGCGCCGATCGCGGTCAGCCGCGGAATCGCGGTGGTCCCGTCGTGGGCCGGCACCGTCACCGCCGTCGACGTCACCGACGGCACCGGACTCTGGGAGTTCGAGACCGACGACTCCGTGTCCCCGTCGGACGAGCCCGACCCGACCCGCACGGGCGGGGTTATGTGTGCGCCGGCCGTCCACGACGGGACGGTCTACGTCGGGAGCCACGACCGCAACGCCTACGCGATCGACCTCGCGACCGGTGAGGAGCTGTGGTCGACCCCGACGGACGGGTGGATCACGGGGAACGTGACCGTCACGAACGGGCACGTCCTCGTCGGCTCGTACGACAGACACCTCTACGCGCTTGACCGCGAGGACGGTTCGGTGACCTGGACGGTCGAGGGGAACGGTGAGGTGACAAGCGCGCCGTACGTCACCGACGACGGGGTCTACTACACGGAGCGCGCGCCGGAGGACTCGGACGATCCCGGGATGTGCTACCGGCTCGCCGCACCGGAGTGA
- a CDS encoding tyrosine--tRNA ligase — MDAHELITRNAAEVVTEEETEALADDPEGKRAYVGYEPSGVLHVGHMLTANKLIDLQEAGFEVTVLLADVHAYLNDKGSFEEIRHTAERMRDQFIAYGLDESNTQFVLGSDFQLDDDYTLDLHALELETTLARAERAMAEISSGDSVKVSQAVYPLMQALDIPYLGVDLAVGGMEQRKVHMLARDVLPSIDREPPTSLHTPLIADLGSGRGKMSSSEGVTISMEDCREDVESKVNDAYCPPTVDPEPTEDGVERENPVLQLFEYHVFPRFDSVVVERPEEYGGDLDYDAYDALEADLESGELHPADAKGALAEYLDRLIAPGRQQLAE; from the coding sequence ATGGACGCTCACGAGCTGATCACCCGGAACGCGGCCGAGGTGGTCACCGAGGAGGAGACCGAGGCGCTGGCCGACGACCCCGAGGGCAAGCGGGCGTACGTCGGCTACGAGCCCTCGGGCGTGCTCCACGTCGGCCACATGCTCACCGCGAACAAACTCATCGACCTCCAAGAAGCGGGCTTCGAGGTGACGGTGCTTCTGGCGGACGTACACGCCTACCTCAACGACAAGGGCTCCTTCGAGGAGATCCGCCACACCGCAGAACGGATGCGCGACCAGTTCATCGCGTACGGGCTCGACGAGTCGAACACGCAGTTCGTCCTCGGCTCCGACTTCCAGCTCGACGACGACTACACCCTCGACCTCCACGCTCTGGAGCTTGAGACCACCCTCGCGCGGGCGGAGCGCGCAATGGCAGAGATCAGCTCCGGCGACTCCGTGAAGGTTTCACAGGCCGTCTACCCGCTGATGCAGGCGCTCGACATCCCGTACCTCGGCGTCGACCTAGCGGTCGGCGGGATGGAGCAGCGCAAGGTCCACATGCTCGCGCGGGACGTGCTCCCGAGCATCGACCGCGAGCCGCCGACGAGCCTCCACACGCCGCTGATCGCTGACCTCGGCAGCGGTCGCGGGAAGATGTCCTCCAGCGAAGGCGTCACCATCTCGATGGAGGACTGCCGCGAGGACGTCGAGTCGAAGGTCAACGACGCCTACTGCCCGCCGACGGTCGACCCCGAGCCGACCGAGGACGGCGTCGAGCGCGAGAACCCCGTCCTCCAGCTGTTCGAGTACCACGTGTTCCCCCGGTTCGACTCGGTCGTCGTCGAGCGCCCCGAGGAGTACGGCGGCGACCTAGATTACGACGCCTACGACGCGCTCGAAGCCGACTTGGAGTCCGGCGAGCTTCACCCCGCGGACGCGAAGGGCGCACTCGCGGAGTACCTCGACCGGCTCATCGCCCCGGGCCGCCAGCAGCTCGCGGAGTAG
- a CDS encoding succinylglutamate desuccinylase/aspartoacylase family protein has translation MEVHDLGDGEPEVAVVGAIHGDEPCGARAVERLLDADLDPERPVRLVVANEAALSAGERYLDADLNRSFPGNPDAEAHEVRLAADLLDTLEGCTTLAIHSTQSYAGPFAVVDSMDEVTRAVAPHLPVDAVIQTDAFTEGRLIEHPHTLEVEAGLQGSEGAADNAYWLARAFLAATGAISAPGADDVLDAGGREDVSVFRLRERIPKPAADTYEVFARNFERVEAGERFAAADGEPLLADEAFYPVLLSPNGYRDQFGYVADRIGTLE, from the coding sequence ATGGAAGTTCACGATCTGGGCGACGGGGAGCCGGAGGTGGCCGTCGTCGGCGCGATCCACGGCGACGAGCCCTGCGGCGCCCGCGCCGTCGAGCGCCTGCTCGACGCCGACCTCGACCCCGAGCGACCGGTTCGGCTGGTCGTCGCCAACGAGGCGGCGCTTTCGGCCGGCGAGCGGTACCTCGACGCCGACCTCAACCGATCGTTTCCGGGGAACCCGGACGCGGAGGCCCACGAGGTGCGGCTCGCCGCCGACTTGCTCGACACGCTGGAAGGGTGTACGACCCTCGCGATCCACTCGACGCAGTCGTACGCCGGCCCGTTCGCCGTCGTCGACTCGATGGACGAGGTGACCCGCGCCGTCGCGCCGCACCTCCCGGTCGACGCCGTGATCCAGACCGACGCGTTCACCGAGGGGCGGCTCATCGAACACCCGCACACCCTCGAAGTCGAGGCGGGCCTCCAGGGCTCCGAGGGCGCCGCCGACAACGCCTACTGGCTGGCCCGCGCGTTCCTCGCCGCGACGGGCGCCATCTCCGCGCCCGGCGCCGACGACGTGCTGGACGCCGGCGGCCGCGAGGACGTCTCGGTGTTCCGGCTCCGCGAGCGGATCCCGAAGCCCGCGGCCGACACCTACGAGGTGTTTGCGCGCAACTTCGAGCGCGTCGAGGCCGGCGAGCGGTTCGCGGCCGCCGACGGCGAACCCCTGCTGGCCGACGAGGCGTTCTACCCCGTGTTGCTGTCCCCGAACGGCTACCGTGACCAGTTCGGTTACGTTGCCGACCGGATCGGCACGCTGGAGTAG